A single region of the Lotus japonicus ecotype B-129 chromosome 4, LjGifu_v1.2 genome encodes:
- the LOC130714305 gene encoding protein DMP7-like, with protein MDVHVDTQQQEQQQPLLENTPSPQQKPPKTPTQKTMRKAFKGTAHLAKLLPTGTVLIFQTLSPALTHRGQCQTLTSQAMTLALLTFCGASCFVLSFTDSFRDERGKVRYGVATRTGIWIVDGSVRLPVDEAANYRLRFIDFFHAFAAVLVFVAVALFDQSVVRCFVPEPSEEAKEVLVKLPIGIGLVCSVLFVLFPSKRHGIGFPLSRN; from the coding sequence atggATGTTCATGTGGATACTcaacaacaagaacaacaacaaccccTTTTGGAAAACACACCCTCACCCCAACAAAAACCACCCAAAACACCAACACAAAAGACCATGAGAAAAGCCTTCAAAGGCACAGCACATTTGGCAAAGCTTCTCCCCACAGGAACCGTGCTCATATTCCAAACCCTCTCACCCGCCCTCACTCACCGAGGCCAATGCCAAACCCTCACAAGCCAAGCCATGACCTTAGCTCTCTTAACCTTTTGCGGCGCCTCGTGCTTCGTTTTGTCCTTCACAGACAGCTTCCGGGACGAGAGGGGGAAAGTCCGATACGGTGTGGCCACAAGGACCGGGATATGGATCGTGGACGGGTCAGTGAGGCTTCCAGTTGACGAGGCGGCGAATTACAGGCTGAGGTTCATTGATTTCTTCCACGCTTTCGCGGCGGTTTTGGTTTTCGTGGCGGTCGCACTGTTTGATCAGAGTGTGGTCAGATGTTTTGTGCCTGAGCCTTCAGAGGAGGCCAAGGAGGTTCTGGTTAAGTTGCCTATTGGGATTGGTTTGGTTTGCAGTGttctgtttgttttgtttcctagTAAAAGACATGGGATTGGTTTCCCTCTCTCACGCAATTAG
- the LOC130714632 gene encoding (+)-neomenthol dehydrogenase-like produces MGHKEKSKERKEKRLQEISLLRTIPYSDHQRWWSKETIAVVTGGNRGIGFEISRQLADHGVTVILTSRDASVGVESIKVFQEGGLDVACHQLDVLDSSSVNQFCEWLQENYGGLDILVNNAGVNFNFGSDNTVENSRLVIETNYYGTKRMIKAMIPLMKPSSAGGRIVNVSSRLGRLNGKRNRVENETLREQLSDVENLSEELIDSTVNTFLQQVEDGTWKSGGWPQTFTDYSVSKLAVNSYTRLMARTLSERPDDEKIYINCYCPGWVKTALTGYAGSVSVEEGADTGVWLSLLPDQAITGKFFAERREINF; encoded by the exons ATGGGGCACAAAGAAAAATCTAAAGAGCGGAAAGAAAAAAGGTTGCAAGAGATATCACTTCTGAGGACCATTCCTTATTCTGATCACCAAAG GTGGTGGTCTAAGGAAACAATTGCTGTGGTTACGGGTGGAAACAGAGGAATTGGGTTTGAGATTTCTAGACAACTTGCTGATCATGGAGTAACTGTGATACTAACATCAAGAGATGCTAGTGTTGGTGTTGAATCAATTAAGGTCTTTCAAGAAGGTGGTCTTGATGTGGCTTGTCATCAACTTGATGTGTTGGATTCTTCATCCGTCAATCAATTCTGTGAGTGGTTGCAGGAAAATTATGGTGGCCTAGATATTCTG GTAAATAATGCAGGTGTTAACTTCAATTTTGGGTCTGATAATACTGTTGAAAATTCTCGTTTGGTTATTGAAACAAACTACTATGGCACCAAACGTATGATTAAAGCCATGATTCCATTGATGAAGCCTTCCAGTGCTGGTGGTCGTATTGTAAATGTGAGCTCACGTCTAGGTCGACTAAATGGAAAGCGAAAT AGAGTGGAGAACGAAACTTTGAGGGAGCAACTAAGTGATGTGGAAAACCTTTCAGAAGAACTGATCGACTCAACTGTCAATACTTTTCTGCAACAAGTAGAAGATGGAACTTGGAAATCAGGGGGATGGCCCCAAACATTCACTGATTACTCGGTGTCAAAGCTAGCGGTGAACTCTTACACAAGGTTGATGGCAAGGACTCTCTCGGAGAGACCTGATGATGAGAAGATTTATATTAACTGCTACTGCCCTGGTTGGGTGAAAACAGCTCTCACTGGCTATGCAGGAAGTGTTTCAGTTGAGGAAGGTGCTGATACTGGTGTGTGGCTTTCCCTTCTTCCTGACCAAGCAATCACAGGGAAGTTTTTCGCAGAGAGAAGGGAAATTAACTTTTAA
- the LOC130710742 gene encoding uncharacterized protein LOC130710742, which produces MAFRPTMSTWIAMLNGFRGGKAAYTTSTVPKMKAYAPTTDYHHHRQPGKSSGKKDFVPVYVAVGLIAMASAFGLHTAWQQLRNSPGVRVKKQRRETLPEVVEPDHVAGEADKFLKQSFFRKIAHVQERSYPDHNQMPDPTRKDAYAYEPRVETLKSVGVDPSHV; this is translated from the exons ATGGCTTTCAGGCCTACG ATGAGTACTTGGATAGCAATGTTGAATGGTTTCCGTGGAGGCAAAGCTGCATACACAACCTCAACAGTGCCAAAGATGAAGGCTTATGCTCCTACGACggattaccaccaccaccgtcaacCTGGGAAGTCATCAGGGAAAAAGGACTTCGTGCCCGTCTATGTGGCGGTTGGATTGATAGCCATGGCCTCAGCGTTCGGCCTCCACACGGCGTGGCAGCAACTGAGGAACTCGCCCGGTGTGCGGGTGAAGAAGCAGAGGAGGGAGACTCTGCCGGAGGTGGTGGAGCCGGATCACGTGGCCGGGGAAGCTGACAAGTTTCTCAAGCAATCGTTCTTCAGGAAAATTGCTCACGTGCAGGAGCGTAGCTACCCTGATCATAACCAGATGCCTGATCCAACTCGCAAAGATGCCTACGCCTATGAACCTCGTGTTGAGACTCTCAAGTCCGTTGGGGTTGACCCATCGCACGTGTGA
- the LOC130716058 gene encoding pentatricopeptide repeat-containing protein At5g61800, translating to MSTLNLIKQCKTIPQLHQIHAHTITTGLLPLHTLPILNNILSTFTSILTSLPSNKNNNHSLNLTTYALSLFHSIPNPTTFSYNTLIRIHTLLSSPLPALQTFLSLRRHPLPPDFHTFPLVLKACAHFHSLPLAHSLHSQAFKFGFLPDSFVVNSLIRVYSVHGSILDAHKVFCESSHKDVVTYNAMVDGFVKNRQLECAREVFDEMPERDSVSWGTMIAGYSHARLCSEAIELFDEMICLGVRPDNIALVSVLSACAQLGDLEQGSVVHDYIKRNGIRVDSFLATGLVDLYAKCGCVDTAKEIFESSSDKDVFTWNAMLVGLAIHGKGSDLMEFFSRMISDRVQPDGVSFLGVLLGCSHAGLVNEARKLFNEMEAVYGVPREPKHYGCMADMLARAGLIEEGVELVKGMPSGGDVFAWGGLLGGCRIHGNVEIAKEAAMKVMQIKPEDGGVYSVMVNVFAHNEQWDDLVKIRRSLGANRRAKKITGRSLIRLNATN from the coding sequence ATGAGTACCTTGAATCTGATCAAACAATGCAAAACCATCCCTCAACTCCACCAAATTCATGCCCACACCATCACCACTGGTCTCTTACCCCTCCACACTCTCCCAATCCTAAACAACATCCTCTCCACCTTCACTTCCATACTCACTTCCCTTCCCtccaacaaaaacaacaaccaTTCTCTTAATCTGACAACCTATGCACTCTCCCTCTTCCATTCCATTCCTAACCCAACCACTTTCTCCTACAACACCCTCATCAGAATCCACACCCTCCTCTCCTCCCCTCTCCCCGCCCTCCAAACCTTCCTCTCTCTCCGCCGCCACCCCCTCCCCCCTGACTTCCACACGTTCCCCCTCGTCCTCAAAGCATGTGCCCATTTTCATTCCCTCCCCCTCGCTCACTCTCTTCACTCCCAAGCCTTCAAGTTCGGATTCTTACCGGATTCCTTCGTCGTCAACTCGCTGATTCGCGTCTACTCTGTCCACGGCAGTATCCTCGATGCCCATAAGGTGTTTTGTGAAAGTTCTCATAAGGATGTTGTCACCTACAATGCAATGGTTGATGGGTTTGTTAAAAATCGCCAGCTTGAATGTGCGCGTGAGGTGTTCGATGAAATGCCCGAGCGAGATTCGGTGTCGTGGGGTACCATGATAGCGGGTTATAGTCACGCGAGGTTGTGTAGTGAGGCTATTGAGCTCTTTGATGAGATGATTTGTTTAGGGGTTCGGCCGGATAACATAGCGCTGGTGTCCGTTCTTTCTGCATGTGCTCAGCTGGGGGACTTGGAGCAGGGTAGCGTCGTCCATGATTACATAAAGAGGAATGGGATTCGAGTTGATTCGTTTTTAGCTACTGGGTTGGTGGACTTGTATGCAAAATGTGGGTGTGTTGATACTGCAAAGGAGATATTTGAGTCAAGCTCAGATAAAGACGTGTTCACTTGGAATGCTATGCTTGTTGGCCTTGCTATTCATGGGAAAGGTTCAGATTTGATGGAGTTCTTCTCTAGAATGATTTCAGACAGGGTTCAACCTGATGGTGTGAGCTTCTTGGGGGTGTTGCTAGGGTGTAGCCATGCGGGTCTGGTAAATGAAGCACGAAAGCTTTTCAATGAAATGGAAGCTGTGTATGGTGTTCCTAGAGAGCCTAAGCATTATGGTTGCATGGCTGATATGTTGGCGAGGGCTGGGTTGATTGAGGAAGGGGTGGAGTTGGTGAAAGGGATGCCAAGTGGGGGTGATGTTTTTGCGTGGGGTGGGTTGCTGGGTGGATGTAGGATACACGGGAACGTTGAGATTGCCAAAGAAGCAGCAATGAAAGTTATGCAGATTAAACCTGAGGATGGTGGGGTTTATTCAGTTATGGTTAATGTTTTTGCTCACAATGAACAATGGGATGATTTGGTCAAGATTAGGAGATCGTTGGGTGCCAACAGGAGGGCCAAGAAGATTACTGGTCGTAGTTTGATTAGACTGAATGCCACTAACTAG
- the LOC130711767 gene encoding calcium-dependent mitochondrial ATP-magnesium/phosphate carrier protein 2 — MSGAGQAMDHVGFPKAKSTAAPTAAQGKKTGPVSMDHVLLALRETKEERDLRIRSLFNFFDSANKGYLDYAHIETGLSALQIPPEYKYAKELFKVCDADRDGRVDYHDFRRYMDDKELELYRIFQAIDVEHSGCILPEELWDALVKAGIEIDEEELARFVEHVDKDNNGIITFEEWRDFLLLYPHEATIENIYQHWERVCLVDIGEQAVIPEGISKHVHRSRYFIAGGVAGAASRTATAPLDRLKVILQVQTGNASIMPAVMKIWQRDGLLGFFRGNGLNVVKVAPESAIKFYAYEMIKNVIGDGQGNKSDIGTAGRLFAGGMAGAIAQIAIYPLDLVKTRLQTCVPEGGRVPKLRTLTRDIWVHEGPRAFYRGLVPSLLGMIPYAGIDLTAYDTLKDISKTYILYDREEPGALIQLGCGTISGALGATCVYPLQVIRTRLQAQPTNTSSGDRGMSDVFWKTLKTEGFGGFYKGLIPNLLKVVPAASITYMVYESMKKKLDLK, encoded by the exons ATGTCTGGTGCAGGCCAAGCCATGGACCATGTGGGGTTTCCCAAGGCGAAATCCACGGCGGCGCCGACGGCGGCTCAGGGCAAGAAAACCGGTCCGGTTTCGATGGATCATGTTCTTCTGGCTTTGCGTGAGACCAAGGAAGAGAGGGATCTTAGAATTCGGAGTCTCTTCAATTTCTTCGACTCTGCTAACAAAGGCTACTTGGACTATGCTCACATTGAAACGGGTTTATCTGCACTGCAGATACCCCCTGAGTATAAGTATGCTAAGGAACTCTTCAAGGTTTGTGATGCTGATAGGGATGGCAGGGTAGATTACCATGATTTCAGGCGCTATATGGATGACAAGGAGCTTGAGCTTTACcgcatttttcaagctattgatGTGGAGCACAGTGGCTGCATTCTCCCTGAAGAGCTTTGGGATGCACTTGTCAAGGCTG GGATTGAAATTGATGAGGAGGAGCTTGCTCGCTTTGTGGAGCATGTTGATAAGGATAATAATGGAATTATCACTTTTGAAGAATGGAGAGATTTTCTTCTGCTTTATCCTCATGAAGCCACTATTGAAAATATATATCAGCATTGGGAGAGGGTGTGCCTTGTAGACATCGGAGAACAAGCTGTCATTCCTGAAGGCATCAGCAAGCATGTGCACAGGAGCAGATATTTTATTGCAGGAGGGGTAGCAGGAGCTGCTTCTCGCACAGCAACTGCTCCTCTTGATCGTCTAAAGGTGATCTTACAAGTTCAGACCGGAAATGCTTCTATTATGCCAGCAGTGATGAAGATATGGCAACGAGATGGTTTGTTAGGGTTTTTCCGAGGTAATGGATTGAATGTTGTGAAGGTTGCTCCAGAGAGTGCCATCAAGTTTTATGCTTATGAAATGATTAAAAATGTAATCGGAGATGGTCAAGGGAACAAGTCAGATATCGGTACTGCTGGAAGACTTTTTGCAGGTGGTATGGCTGGTGCTATTGCACAGATTGCTATCTATCCACTGGATCTTGTCAAAACTAGGTTACAGACTTGTGTTCCTGAAGGTGGAAGGGTTCCTAAGTTGCGCACACTTACAAGGGATATATGGGTCCATGAGGGACCTCGGGCTTTCTATAGAGGGCTTGTTCCATCTCTTCTTGGTATGATTCCTTATGCAGGCATTGATCTCACTGCCTATGACACCTTGAAAGATATATCCAAAACATATATTCTTTATGACCGCG AAGAACCTGGTGCTCTGATACAACTCGGATGTGGGACAATTTCAGGAGCTCTTGGAGCTACATGTGTCTATCCACTGCAGGTTATTCGTACAAG ACTTCAGGCTCAACCTACGAACACATCTAGTGGTGACAGAGGAATGTCTGATGTTTTTTGGAAAACTCTCAAGACTGAAGGCTTTGGAGGTTTCTACAAGGGACTCATTCCAAATCTCCTCAAAGTTGTGCCAGCTGCAAGCATTACCTATATGGTTTATGAAAGTATGAAGAAGAAACTAGATCTTAAGTAG
- the LOC130713424 gene encoding probable pectinesterase 66, with amino-acid sequence MELLPQPMISPLILLVICYFYLGTAIDCGGNNIAKTITIDKFGRGGAFRSIQAGIDSIQSNNDQWVKIHINAGVYIEKVSIPYDKPCIILEGEGSRHTVIIHGDTRTATSWEATFTSSPPNVIVSGIAFKLQNTFNLVGGQLPGVTAKIEVAVAAVVAGDKSSFFNCAFQGYQDTLIAAIGRHYFKDCYIQGEVDFIAGAGQSYFENCTISVTQAKGRPPGFITAQSRASSNDPDGFVFEGGSVDGIGVVNLGRAWGPYSRVIFHKTYFSSVVIPEGWNSWNFYGQEGKITYAEVDCIGPGANNVNRVPWKKNMTPSQLQEFSKSSFINKDGWLDNIPIKY; translated from the exons ATGGAGTTGCTTCCTCAACCAATGATTTCCCCTCTAATCCTTCTTGTAATTTGCTACTTTTACCTTGGAACAGCCATAGATtgtggtggaaacaacattGCAAAAACCATTACCATTGATAAATTTGGCAGAGGAGGAGCATTTAGAAGTATTCAAGCTGGTATTGATTCTATACAGAGTAACAACGACCAGTGGGTTAAGATTCACATAAATGCTGGCGTGTACAT TGAAAAAGTTTCAATTCCGTATGATAAACCATGCATCATCTTAGAAGGAGAAGGCAGTCGCCATACTGTCATTATTCATGGTGATACCCGAACAGCTACTAGCTGGGAAGCAACATTCACTTCAAGTCCACCTAATGTGATTGTGAGTGGCATTGCCTTTAAG TTGCAGAACACATTTAATTTGGTGGGGGGTCAATTACCGGGTGTAACAGCGAAAATCGAAGTAGCAGTGGCGGCTGTTGTAGCTGGAGACAAATCCTCCTTCTTTAATTGTGCTTTCCAGGGTTATCAAGACACTCTGATCGCTGCGATCGGACGCCATTACTTTAAAGATTGCTACATTCAAGGTGAGGTGGATTTCATTGCTGGTGCCGGGCAATCTTATTTTGAG AATTGCACAATCAGTGTCACACAAGCAAAGGGTAGACCTCCTGGTTTTATCACAGCTCAAAGCAGGGCTTCATCAAATGACCCAGATGGTTTTGTTTTTGAGGGAGGTTCTGTTGATGGGATTGGTGTAGTGAATCTAGGAAGAGCATGGGGCCCTTACTCAAGAGTTATATTTCATAAAACATACTTTTCTTCAGTGGTGATTCCAGAAGGATGGAACTCTTGGAACTTTTATGGTCAAGA GGGTAAGATCACCTATGCAGAAGTTGACTGCATAGGACCTGGGGCTAATAATGTCAACCGTGTCCCATGGAAGAAGAATATGACTCCTTCACAACTACAAGAATTTTCCAAATCATCTTTCATTAATAAAGATGGATGGCTTGACAACATTCCAATTAAGTACTAG